From one Triticum aestivum cultivar Chinese Spring chromosome 4B, IWGSC CS RefSeq v2.1, whole genome shotgun sequence genomic stretch:
- the LOC123089225 gene encoding alpha-amylase isozyme 3D, protein MKHCSSLCLLLLVALCSCCNNLARAKPQILFQGFNWESWKKQGGWYNHLKALVGDIADAGVTHVWLDWGPAEVCADDATYSDGTGHRDTGDGFDAAPDVDHLSPRVQRELSDWLRWLRTDVRFDGWRLDFVKGYSPAVARNYIDDVKPSFVVAEVWNPLAYDGDGRPSHNQDLCRQGLVDWVEAASPSVMAFDFATKGVLQAGVQGELWRLRDRSGKAAGMIGWLPERAVTFVDNHDTGSTQKLWPFPADKVMQGYAYILTHPGPPCIFYDHMFEWNLKVELTKLTAIRARNGVHAGSKLRILVADADLYVAVVDERVIVKIGTRYDVGGVVPSDFHIAAHGKDYCVWEKGSLRVPAGRHL, encoded by the exons ATGAAGCATTGCAGCAGCTTGTGCCTGCTGCTTCTCGTGGCACTCTGCAGCTGCTGTAATAACTTGGCCCGCGCAAAGCCACAGATCCTCTTCCAG GGCTTCAACTGGGAGTCGTGGAAGAAGCAGGGGGGCTGGTACAACCACCTCAAGGCCCTGGTTGGCGACATCGCCGACGCCGGCGTCACCCACGTCTGGCTCGACTGGGGCCCCGCCGAGGTCTGCGCCGACGACGCCACGTACTCGGACGGCACGGGGCACCGCGACACCGGCGACGGCTTCGACGCGGCGCCCGACGTCGACCACCTCAGCCCGCGGGTGCAGAGGGAGCTCTCCGACTGGCTCCGCTGGCTCAGGACCGACGTCAGATTCGACGGCTGGCGCCTCGACTTCGTCAAGGGCTACTCTCCCGCCGTCGCCAGGAACTACATCGACGACGTCAAGCCGAGCTTCGTGGTGGCGGAGGTATGGAACCCGCTGGCCTACGACGGCGACGGCAGGCCGTCGCACAACCAGGACCTGTGCCGGCAGGGGCTGGTGGACTGGGTGGAGGCGGCGTCGCCGTCGGTCATGGCGTTCGACTTCGCCACCAAGGGGGTGCTGCAGGCGGGCGTGCAGGGCGAGCTGTGGCGGCTGCGCGACCGGTCCGGGAAGGCGGCCGGCATGATCGGCTGgctgccggagagggccgtcacGTTCGTCGACAACCACGACACCGGGTCCACGCAGAAGCTGTGGCCGTTCCCGGCGGACAAGGTGATGCAGGGCTACGCCTACATCCTCACCCACCCCGGGCCCCCCTGCATC TTCTACGACCACATGTTCGAGTGGAACCTGAAGGTGGAGCTGACCAAGCTGACGGCGATCAGGGCGCGGAACGGCGTCCACGCCGGGAGCAAGCTGCGGATCCTCGTCGCCGACGCCGACCTGTACGTGGCCGTCGTCGACGAGAGGGTGATCGTCAAGATCGGGACGAGGTACGACGTGGGTGGCGTGGTGCCGTCGGATTTCCACATCGCGGCGCACGGCAAGGACTACTGCGTCTGGGAGAAAGGCAGCCTCCGTGTCCCGGCCGGGAGGCACCTCTGA